Proteins co-encoded in one Nonomuraea helvata genomic window:
- a CDS encoding LysR family transcriptional regulator, whose protein sequence is MDVHLRELRYFVAVAEELNVTRAAERLFVSQPALSKQLRVLERQLGFPLFERVHGGVALTRQGEVLLPAARDLLERWTAGVESARAAVPSGTLVIGMQTAVGRGLQQAALRRFRAAMPGWEVSLRLVGWDDPSGGLADGSSDVAFIWLPVPPGLETYVLATEDRGVAMPDDHPLAELPEIPFGALRDEPFIALPPTAGPLRDFWLGLDARDDEPVIGVTANTPEEVFEAVTSGLGVVLVAEGNATLYNRPGLVYRPVTGLPPGELAIAWREEDRSPQVAAFINALRQVATKV, encoded by the coding sequence ATGGATGTGCACCTGCGAGAGCTGCGGTACTTCGTCGCGGTGGCCGAGGAGCTGAACGTGACGCGGGCCGCCGAGCGGCTGTTCGTCTCCCAGCCCGCGCTGTCGAAGCAGCTCAGGGTGCTGGAACGGCAGCTCGGGTTCCCGCTGTTCGAGCGGGTGCACGGCGGCGTGGCACTCACCCGGCAGGGCGAGGTGCTCCTGCCTGCCGCCCGCGACCTGCTCGAACGGTGGACGGCCGGGGTCGAGTCCGCGCGGGCGGCGGTTCCCTCGGGGACTCTGGTGATCGGGATGCAGACGGCCGTGGGCAGAGGGCTGCAGCAGGCGGCGCTGCGGCGGTTCCGGGCGGCCATGCCGGGGTGGGAGGTGTCGCTCCGGCTGGTGGGCTGGGACGATCCCAGCGGCGGGCTGGCTGACGGGTCCTCCGACGTGGCCTTCATCTGGCTGCCGGTGCCGCCGGGGCTGGAGACGTACGTGCTGGCCACCGAGGACAGAGGGGTGGCCATGCCGGACGATCACCCGCTGGCGGAGCTGCCGGAGATCCCGTTCGGGGCGCTGCGCGACGAGCCGTTCATCGCCCTGCCGCCGACGGCGGGTCCGCTGCGCGACTTCTGGCTGGGGCTGGACGCCCGCGACGACGAGCCGGTGATCGGGGTCACCGCGAACACGCCTGAGGAGGTGTTCGAGGCGGTGACCAGCGGGCTCGGGGTCGTGCTCGTGGCCGAGGGCAACGCCACGCTCTACAACAGGCCCGGCCTGGTCTACCGTCCCGTGACGGGGCTGCCCCCTGGAGAGCTCGCCATCGCCTGGCGCGAAGAGGATAGAAGCCCACAAGTAGCGGCATTCATCAACGCGCTACGACAAGTCGCCACTAAGGTCTGA
- a CDS encoding EF-hand domain-containing protein, with protein MSDHDITFDLIDADNDGRISAVELVRLMEVLGQPISLEAAQDGVRKLDKDGDGLIDKREFADFLQK; from the coding sequence ATGAGCGATCACGACATCACCTTCGACCTCATCGACGCCGACAACGACGGCCGCATCTCCGCCGTCGAGCTCGTACGGTTGATGGAGGTGCTCGGCCAGCCGATCAGCCTGGAGGCCGCGCAGGACGGCGTGCGGAAGCTCGACAAGGACGGCGACGGCCTGATCGACAAGCGGGAGTTCGCCGACTTCCTCCAGAAGTGA
- a CDS encoding helix-turn-helix domain-containing protein: MVITSDIPVQALRAGVGTVTEEVIEEIQTRIPEYARPSDGLYLKVIRMAVEQAIEGFLNRIENPDTPWDPEPFRMIGKGEAAEGRNLEPLQTAMRLGARVGWRRLTELAEPLGLSPQTLYDLGEAIFVYLDQLADAAAEGFEEAGARAAGEIERRRARLLDLLLSHPPAGAEAVAELAKSAGWRLPKTVACVALDDRHGMPAPAPDVLLGLDRPVPCLLAPDPNGPGRARLLDHALRGRRAAIGPAVPLAAAATSLRWAGEALELSRRGVLPRGTLRCEDHMATLVVFKDEELVNALAEVRLAPLAHLRPAQQDRLAETLLAWLRYGRGAGEVAARLHVHPQTVRYRLRQLEELYGDQLADPDIRFELEIALRARQAVQGA; encoded by the coding sequence ATGGTCATCACGAGTGATATCCCCGTGCAAGCCCTCAGGGCGGGGGTCGGCACGGTCACAGAAGAGGTGATCGAGGAGATCCAGACCCGGATCCCCGAGTACGCCCGGCCATCGGACGGTCTTTACCTCAAGGTCATCAGGATGGCGGTCGAGCAGGCCATCGAGGGCTTCCTCAACCGCATCGAGAACCCGGACACCCCCTGGGACCCGGAGCCGTTCCGCATGATCGGCAAGGGCGAGGCGGCCGAGGGCCGCAACCTCGAGCCGCTCCAGACCGCGATGCGGCTCGGCGCCCGGGTCGGCTGGCGGCGCCTCACGGAGCTCGCGGAGCCGCTCGGGCTGTCCCCACAGACCCTGTACGACCTGGGCGAGGCCATCTTCGTCTACCTCGACCAGCTCGCCGACGCGGCGGCCGAGGGCTTCGAGGAGGCCGGCGCGCGCGCCGCCGGCGAGATCGAGCGCCGCCGCGCCCGCCTGCTCGACCTGCTGCTCAGCCACCCGCCCGCCGGCGCGGAGGCCGTCGCCGAGCTGGCCAAGTCCGCCGGGTGGCGGCTGCCCAAGACCGTCGCCTGCGTGGCGCTCGACGACCGGCACGGCATGCCGGCGCCGGCTCCCGACGTGCTCCTGGGCCTCGACCGGCCGGTCCCGTGCCTGCTCGCGCCCGACCCGAACGGACCCGGCCGGGCCCGGCTGCTCGATCACGCCCTGCGCGGGCGCCGGGCCGCGATCGGTCCCGCCGTGCCCCTGGCCGCCGCCGCGACCTCACTGCGGTGGGCCGGCGAGGCGCTCGAGCTGTCGCGGCGCGGCGTCCTGCCCCGGGGGACGCTGCGGTGCGAGGACCACATGGCGACGCTGGTGGTGTTCAAGGACGAGGAGCTGGTCAACGCGCTGGCCGAGGTGCGGCTCGCGCCCCTGGCGCACCTGCGGCCGGCGCAGCAGGACCGGCTGGCGGAGACGTTGCTGGCCTGGCTGCGGTACGGGCGCGGCGCGGGCGAGGTGGCCGCCAGGCTGCACGTGCACCCGCAGACCGTGCGCTACCGGCTGCGGCAGCTCGAGGAGCTGTACGGGGACCAACTCGCCGATCCTGACATCCGCTTCGAGCTGGAGATAGCGCTCCGCGCCAGACAGGCCGTCCAGGGGGCCTGA
- a CDS encoding alpha-amylase family protein has product MRLTYTSDVWYKNAVVYCLDVETFKDGNGDGVGDFRGLTQQIDYLAGLGVTCLWLMPFFPTPNRDDGYDITDFYNIDPRLGTLGDFVEFMRTANDRGLRVIADLVVNHTSDQHPWFVESRSSRDSPMRDWYVWSDTPEPDDPSQIVFPDKENSVWQYDEKTEQYYLHSFYRHQPDLNVGNPEVRDEIARILGFWMELGLSGFRVDAVPFLIENVNPQLANPHEFLADLRAFMTRRKGGSILLGEVNVPYKDLPSYFGEGLGDQLTMCFDFIGMQNAWLSMARSDATPLARALRERPKPPKDCQWAMFLRNHDELTLDKLTEEERQEIFEAFGPRKDMQIYGRGLRRRLPTMLGGDLRRIKMAYSLLFSLPGTPVIFYGEEIGMGENLDEEGRMAVRIPMQWSADGGFTQAEPVREIPEGSFAPDRVNVADQKRDVNSLLRWFQLLIERYRECPELAWGSYTVLDTGRPSVLAHRCDADGATVVVTHNLCETAVDVELTLEGLEGYHLTDLLVDGTLEVSADGSVRVPLDPHGCRWFRASRPEVAPEDASVKAL; this is encoded by the coding sequence ATGCGACTGACGTACACCTCCGACGTCTGGTACAAGAACGCCGTCGTCTACTGCCTCGACGTGGAGACGTTCAAGGACGGCAACGGCGACGGCGTGGGCGACTTCCGCGGGCTGACGCAGCAGATCGACTACCTCGCGGGGCTCGGCGTGACGTGCCTCTGGCTCATGCCGTTCTTCCCCACCCCCAACAGGGACGACGGGTACGACATCACCGACTTCTACAACATCGACCCGCGACTGGGCACGCTGGGCGACTTCGTGGAGTTCATGCGTACCGCCAATGACCGGGGCCTGCGGGTGATCGCCGACCTCGTGGTCAACCACACCTCAGACCAGCACCCCTGGTTCGTCGAATCCAGGTCGAGCAGGGACTCGCCCATGCGCGACTGGTACGTCTGGTCCGACACCCCCGAGCCGGACGACCCCTCGCAGATCGTCTTCCCCGACAAGGAGAACAGCGTCTGGCAGTACGACGAGAAGACGGAACAGTACTACCTGCACAGCTTCTACCGGCACCAGCCGGACCTGAACGTCGGCAACCCCGAGGTCAGGGACGAGATCGCGCGCATACTCGGTTTCTGGATGGAGCTCGGGCTGTCCGGGTTCAGGGTGGACGCGGTGCCGTTCCTCATCGAGAACGTCAACCCCCAGCTGGCGAACCCGCACGAGTTCCTGGCGGACCTGCGGGCGTTCATGACGCGGCGCAAGGGCGGGTCGATCCTGCTGGGCGAGGTCAACGTCCCCTACAAGGATCTGCCGTCGTACTTCGGCGAGGGCCTCGGCGACCAGCTCACCATGTGCTTCGACTTCATCGGCATGCAGAACGCCTGGCTGTCGATGGCCCGCAGCGACGCCACGCCGCTCGCCCGCGCCCTGCGCGAGCGCCCCAAGCCGCCGAAGGACTGCCAGTGGGCCATGTTCCTGCGCAACCACGACGAGCTCACCCTCGACAAGCTCACGGAGGAGGAACGGCAGGAGATCTTCGAGGCGTTCGGGCCGCGTAAGGACATGCAGATCTACGGCCGCGGCCTGCGCCGCCGCCTGCCGACCATGCTCGGCGGGGACCTGCGGCGCATCAAGATGGCCTACAGCCTGCTGTTCTCGCTGCCCGGCACACCCGTGATCTTCTACGGCGAGGAGATCGGCATGGGCGAGAACCTCGACGAGGAGGGCCGCATGGCGGTCCGCATCCCCATGCAGTGGTCGGCGGACGGCGGCTTCACCCAGGCGGAGCCGGTACGCGAGATCCCGGAGGGCTCCTTCGCGCCCGACCGGGTCAACGTGGCCGACCAGAAGCGGGACGTGAACTCGCTGCTGCGCTGGTTCCAACTGCTGATCGAGCGCTACCGCGAGTGCCCCGAGCTGGCGTGGGGCAGCTACACGGTGCTGGACACCGGCCGGCCCTCGGTCCTCGCCCACCGCTGCGACGCCGACGGGGCCACGGTGGTGGTCACGCACAACCTGTGCGAAACGGCCGTGGACGTGGAGCTGACGCTGGAGGGGCTGGAGGGTTACCACCTCACGGACCTCCTGGTGGACGGCACACTGGAGGTCTCGGCGGACGGCTCGGTACGGGTCCCGCTGGACCCCCACGGCTGCCGCTGGTTCCGCGCCTCACGCCCCGAGGTCGCCCCGGAGGACGCCTCGGTCAAGGCCCTGTGA
- a CDS encoding ABC transporter ATP-binding protein gives MILVKELSKSFGRRTLWANLDLTVAGGQMLALTGPSGAGKSTLLNCIGLLESPTSGQILYEGADITRFGKRAGRRFRRDVLGYLFQSYALIENATVAENLEIATTVRADRRSRCRDALERVGLAGRDKEKIHHLSGGEQQRVALARLLVKRPSLILADEPTAALDTANAAMVLDTLREMSDAGSAVIIATHSEHIRGRCDAAFEVGAVGTAVTGP, from the coding sequence GTGATCCTTGTCAAGGAGCTGTCCAAGTCCTTCGGTCGCCGCACGCTGTGGGCGAACCTCGACCTCACGGTCGCCGGCGGCCAGATGCTGGCCCTGACCGGCCCCAGCGGAGCGGGCAAGTCCACCCTCCTCAACTGCATCGGCCTGCTCGAATCGCCAACCAGCGGGCAGATCCTGTATGAGGGCGCGGATATCACCCGATTCGGTAAGAGGGCCGGACGCCGCTTCCGTCGTGACGTGCTCGGCTACCTGTTCCAGAGTTATGCGCTCATCGAGAACGCCACGGTGGCCGAGAACCTGGAGATCGCGACCACCGTCCGGGCGGATCGGCGTTCCCGCTGCCGTGACGCGCTCGAACGCGTGGGCCTCGCCGGACGCGACAAGGAGAAGATCCACCATCTCAGCGGCGGCGAACAGCAGCGCGTCGCGCTCGCCCGCCTGCTGGTCAAGCGGCCCTCCCTGATCCTGGCCGATGAGCCGACGGCTGCCCTTGACACCGCCAACGCCGCCATGGTCCTCGACACCTTGCGAGAGATGAGCGACGCCGGAAGCGCCGTGATCATCGCCACTCACAGCGAACACATCCGGGGCAGGTGCGATGCCGCCTTCGAGGTCGGCGCCGTCGGCACGGCTGTCACAGGGCCTTGA